In a genomic window of Chryseobacterium sp. G0162:
- a CDS encoding thiamine phosphate synthase, with protein MILVITPETIVPNESGIINQMFHDGLDLLHIRKPWTNPQEMTEFIDSIDPSFYAQLVLHNHYELGKNYGISRLHFREEDRKVRRYKPFMNGNTISTSVHEITTYNALEKEWEYAFISPFFPSISKKGYGIDSTVIESLKQRNNPDVKLIALGGIDSHRIKEVFDLGVNGVALLGAIWESDEPIHVFRKCRDKVLL; from the coding sequence ATGATTCTCGTCATCACTCCTGAAACCATAGTTCCGAATGAATCAGGGATTATCAATCAAATGTTTCATGATGGGCTTGATTTGCTTCATATCAGGAAACCTTGGACCAACCCACAAGAAATGACTGAATTTATTGATAGTATTGATCCTTCATTTTATGCTCAATTGGTACTGCATAATCATTATGAGCTTGGAAAAAACTATGGAATTTCAAGATTACACTTTAGAGAAGAAGACCGAAAAGTAAGAAGATACAAACCTTTTATGAATGGTAATACGATTTCAACTTCTGTTCATGAGATCACTACTTATAATGCTCTGGAAAAAGAATGGGAATATGCTTTCATAAGTCCATTCTTTCCAAGTATTTCCAAAAAAGGATATGGAATTGATTCAACAGTTATTGAAAGTTTAAAACAAAGAAATAATCCGGATGTAAAACTGATTGCTTTGGGAGGAATTGATTCTCATCGTATTAAGGAAGTCTTCGATCTTGGAGTGAATGGTGTGGCTTTATTAGGCGCAATTTGGGAGAGTGATGAACCTATACATGTTTTTAGAAAATGCAGGGACAAGGTCCTTTTGTAA
- a CDS encoding thiamine phosphate synthase, with protein sequence MEKLQYISQGNTRKEQEQNIRKALDNGIKWVQVRWKNAPENELINLCEASKLLCSEYQSICIINDNVQLAKTIDVDGVHLGLSDGSTDEARLILGEHKIIGGTANTISDVLQRINESCDYIGLGPLRFTSTKEKLSPILGFEGYQEIIDQLQEKSMEIPKIFAIGGVNLEDIQLLQQIGIYGVAVSGQITNQPSIINEFKKAMIYA encoded by the coding sequence ATGGAAAAATTACAATACATATCACAAGGAAATACAAGGAAAGAGCAGGAACAGAATATCCGTAAAGCTTTAGATAATGGGATAAAATGGGTGCAAGTCCGTTGGAAAAATGCGCCTGAAAATGAATTAATAAACCTTTGTGAAGCTTCAAAGCTGCTTTGTTCAGAGTATCAGTCTATTTGTATTATTAATGATAACGTTCAACTGGCAAAGACAATAGATGTGGATGGAGTTCATCTAGGGTTAAGCGATGGTTCTACTGATGAAGCCAGGCTCATTTTAGGTGAACATAAAATCATTGGTGGAACCGCGAATACCATTTCAGATGTCCTTCAAAGAATAAATGAATCATGTGATTATATTGGTTTGGGGCCATTAAGATTCACTTCTACAAAAGAAAAGCTCAGCCCTATTCTTGGGTTTGAAGGCTATCAGGAAATTATAGACCAGCTTCAGGAAAAATCAATGGAGATTCCTAAAATATTTGCCATTGGAGGAGTAAATCTTGAAGATATCCAGCTTTTACAGCAGATCGGGATATACGGAGTAGCGGTTTCAGGTCAGATTACCAACCAGCCGTCCATCATTAATGAATTTAAAAAAGCAATGATATATGCATAA
- a CDS encoding thiazole synthase, with the protein MHNQKLIIADRTFESRLFLGTGKFGSLEDMAASVVASESNMVTMALKRIDAQSQEDDLLGSLKGTNVHLLPNTSGARTAKEAVLAAQLAREALETNWVKLEIHPDPKYLLPDPIETLYATEELAKLGFVVMPYIHADPVLCKRLEDAGTAVVMPLGAPIGTNKGLRTLDFLEIIISQSKVPVVVDAGIGAPSDAAKAMEMGADAVLVNTAIAVARNPVNMAVAFKEGVIAGRRAFESGLGAIANHAEASSPLTSFLFE; encoded by the coding sequence ATGCATAATCAAAAATTAATAATAGCAGACAGAACCTTTGAATCGAGATTATTTTTAGGAACAGGAAAATTCGGAAGTCTTGAAGATATGGCAGCCTCTGTGGTGGCATCAGAATCCAATATGGTTACGATGGCTTTAAAGAGAATTGATGCCCAATCACAAGAAGATGATCTTCTTGGCTCATTAAAAGGCACAAATGTTCATCTTTTGCCCAATACTTCAGGAGCTAGAACAGCAAAAGAAGCAGTTTTAGCAGCACAATTAGCCAGAGAAGCTTTAGAAACGAACTGGGTAAAGCTGGAAATTCATCCGGATCCGAAATATTTATTGCCAGATCCTATTGAAACACTATATGCCACCGAAGAATTGGCGAAATTAGGTTTTGTAGTAATGCCTTATATTCATGCAGATCCTGTTTTATGCAAACGTCTTGAAGATGCAGGAACAGCAGTGGTAATGCCTTTAGGAGCACCTATTGGAACCAACAAAGGACTTAGAACCCTGGACTTTCTGGAAATTATCATCAGTCAAAGCAAGGTTCCTGTGGTGGTAGATGCGGGAATAGGAGCACCTTCTGATGCAGCAAAAGCTATGGAAATGGGAGCCGATGCCGTTTTGGTTAATACCGCCATTGCAGTAGCACGAAATCCGGTGAACATGGCTGTGGCTTTTAAAGAAGGGGTGATTGCCGGAAGAAGAGCCTTTGAATCAGGATTGGGAGCAATAGCAAATCATGCTGAAGCATCAAGCCCATTAACTTCGTTTTTATTTGAATAA
- the thiH gene encoding 2-iminoacetate synthase ThiH, protein MNSFKEVFEKYQWDEIKARLEKVTIFEVRNSLQKRHKTLDDFLNLLSPAASQELELMATMTRALTQKRFGKTIQLYAPLYLSNECQNICTYCGFSLDNNLKRKTLSNTELMIESSVLKSMRVNHVLLVSGEANKIVGIPYFQNAVRLLKPHFSNISIEVQPLEEAEYKLLHEEGVHSVLVYQETYHQEVYKEYHPKGKKSNFHFRLDTPDRIGRAGIHKMGLGVLLGLEDWRVDSFFNALHIDYLQKQYWKSKFSVSFPRLRPAEGIIEPNFVMEDKDLLQLICAYRIWNEDLEISISTRENETFRNHIVTLGATTMSAGSKTNPGGYAVDKESLEQFETSDERSMEEIKNMIKKAGYDPVMKDWDSVYSGV, encoded by the coding sequence ATGAATAGTTTTAAGGAGGTTTTCGAGAAGTACCAATGGGATGAGATAAAAGCCAGACTTGAAAAAGTAACAATCTTCGAGGTTCGAAACAGTCTCCAGAAAAGACATAAAACATTGGATGACTTTCTGAATCTGCTTTCACCGGCAGCTTCACAAGAGTTGGAACTTATGGCTACTATGACAAGAGCTCTTACTCAGAAACGTTTTGGAAAGACAATTCAGTTGTATGCTCCATTGTATCTTAGCAATGAGTGTCAGAATATCTGTACGTATTGCGGATTCAGTCTGGATAACAATCTCAAGAGAAAAACACTTTCTAATACAGAGCTGATGATAGAATCTTCTGTTTTAAAGTCGATGAGAGTGAACCATGTTCTTTTGGTGAGTGGGGAAGCCAATAAAATAGTAGGTATTCCTTATTTCCAGAATGCCGTTCGTCTACTGAAGCCCCATTTTTCCAATATTTCTATTGAAGTACAGCCTTTGGAGGAGGCAGAATACAAACTTCTTCATGAGGAGGGTGTGCATTCGGTGTTGGTCTATCAGGAAACCTATCACCAAGAAGTCTATAAAGAATATCACCCGAAAGGTAAAAAATCCAATTTTCATTTTCGTTTAGATACTCCCGATAGAATTGGCCGAGCCGGAATTCATAAAATGGGTCTAGGGGTTTTACTTGGGCTGGAAGATTGGCGTGTAGACAGTTTCTTTAATGCTCTTCACATCGATTACCTGCAGAAACAGTACTGGAAAAGCAAGTTTTCAGTATCATTTCCGAGATTAAGGCCGGCAGAAGGAATTATTGAACCTAATTTTGTTATGGAAGATAAGGATTTGCTACAACTGATCTGTGCCTACAGAATCTGGAATGAAGATCTTGAAATATCAATCTCCACCAGGGAGAATGAAACCTTTAGAAACCATATTGTAACATTAGGAGCTACCACGATGAGTGCGGGTTCAAAAACCAATCCGGGCGGATATGCTGTAGATAAAGAATCATTGGAACAGTTTGAAACCAGTGATGAAAGAAGCATGGAGGAAATAAAGAATATGATTAAAAAAGCAGGGTATGATCCTGTGATGAAGGATTGGGATTCCGTTTACAGTGGAGTTTAA
- a CDS encoding HesA/MoeB/ThiF family protein, with the protein MQSEDIFKRYSRQIFIDEIGLEGQKKIMASKVLVIGAGGLGSPVIQYLSAAGVGTIGIADFDQVELHNLNRQIIHNENEIGILKIKSAEKFVNTLNHQVKVIGIEQKIDAVNASQILSQYDIIVDGSDNFSTRYLVNDTCVALEKTLVYGSILGFSGQLAIFNHKGSKNLRDLFPEPPVDEEMPDCDSLGVLGALPGIIGSMMALQALKIITNLPVNLNQLTLIDTLNWRFQTLDF; encoded by the coding sequence ATGCAAAGCGAAGATATTTTTAAAAGATACAGTCGCCAAATCTTTATTGATGAAATAGGATTGGAAGGACAAAAGAAAATAATGGCATCAAAAGTACTTGTTATAGGTGCCGGCGGGTTGGGGAGCCCAGTGATCCAATATCTGTCAGCAGCAGGAGTAGGAACCATTGGAATAGCAGATTTTGACCAGGTGGAGCTTCATAATCTGAATCGCCAGATCATTCATAATGAAAATGAAATAGGAATATTGAAAATCAAAAGTGCTGAGAAATTTGTGAATACCCTTAATCATCAGGTAAAAGTAATAGGAATTGAGCAAAAGATTGACGCAGTCAATGCTTCACAAATTCTTTCCCAATACGATATTATTGTAGATGGATCAGACAATTTCTCAACAAGATATCTGGTAAATGATACCTGTGTAGCATTGGAGAAAACATTGGTGTACGGAAGTATCTTAGGATTTTCCGGACAGCTGGCCATATTCAACCATAAAGGAAGTAAGAACTTAAGGGATCTGTTTCCTGAACCACCTGTTGATGAGGAAATGCCGGATTGTGATAGTTTGGGAGTTTTAGGTGCTTTACCGGGAATTATAGGCAGTATGATGGCACTTCAAGCTTTGAAAATAATTACCAACCTTCCTGTCAATCTTAATCAATTAACATTGATTGATACGCTGAACTGGAGATTTCAAACGTTAGATTTTTAG
- a CDS encoding outer membrane beta-barrel protein has product MKKTLFAISLVSSIFAFSQEKNNNSTKEKQIDGIVITKTKKAVEQKADRTIFDFSEQPQLNNGNVLEGIKKLPGLVATDIAGMMYQGKMLEVYLNGRPLNITSNDLTAFLEGMPANSVERIEVITQPGAEYPATSGGAIMNIITNKNANKYLTATYSGNYSFTNYDQYRSRTTNSVNLNARNKYFGWQLNVGQNYRESMLNGQQDELLTSHTDRYARGYFAKSGLSFDLGQDRLLLNYDIYHNNNDNYTLSDGHGDLPFKRDLNDLREAFYNSSDVAHTNTLRQEAVVTYQKRFADKSQKLDFQFGYTRSDNKFSQDNYFQDGTFVDYPNVPLDSPTNGLKDILNNKSVMNIANFKVDYAQPIKLLDGGKVSFGGLYEKQNYDTKSFGLTNLEYQRQTASTYLEFQAKLKKFDFTLGTRAENYDISGVTRYFDKDKKLKEADLIPFNKFKFFPNASVQYSMMNQVYIAANYNRKISLPSISALNPNNVTFSGPSTEVNGNPNLQPTIFDNYEIKISAFDYAFIGYSVSSASNQVAQIIRKDGRKLFNEQVNISNMKIHNFNIGLPVPFMLFTKPLKDVMKFNFNPDKINFMYLYAGYQKHDIDNLNNKGFWIFNIMTQIILPKDIKLTANYSYLTPKAGYFYFTAEKPFNNSLDITLTKKFMNNRLTLSVFANDIFNGQMMQVRSNPPSGNPVMISSKYDTRNFGLSINYKIPTKNKLAKEDPNILNQTKKEDNGGVIQQPQQ; this is encoded by the coding sequence ATGAAAAAAACTCTATTCGCTATATCACTGGTAAGCTCAATATTCGCTTTTTCTCAGGAAAAAAACAATAATAGCACCAAAGAAAAACAGATTGATGGCATTGTGATCACCAAAACTAAAAAAGCCGTTGAACAAAAAGCTGACCGTACAATTTTTGATTTTTCTGAACAACCCCAGCTAAATAACGGAAACGTGCTGGAAGGAATTAAAAAACTTCCGGGGCTTGTAGCCACAGACATCGCAGGGATGATGTATCAGGGAAAAATGCTGGAAGTATACCTCAACGGAAGACCTTTGAACATTACATCTAATGATCTTACTGCTTTCCTTGAAGGAATGCCGGCCAACTCTGTAGAAAGAATTGAAGTAATTACCCAACCGGGCGCTGAGTATCCTGCCACTTCAGGAGGCGCCATAATGAATATCATCACTAATAAAAACGCCAATAAATATTTAACGGCTACTTATTCAGGGAATTATTCTTTCACTAATTATGATCAATACAGAAGCAGAACGACCAATTCTGTTAATTTAAATGCAAGAAATAAATATTTCGGATGGCAGCTGAATGTAGGACAAAATTACCGTGAAAGTATGCTGAATGGCCAGCAGGATGAACTTTTAACAAGTCATACCGACAGATACGCACGTGGTTATTTTGCGAAGTCAGGATTAAGTTTTGATCTGGGACAGGACAGATTATTATTAAACTACGATATTTATCACAATAATAATGACAACTACACCTTAAGTGACGGGCATGGAGATTTACCTTTCAAGAGGGATCTGAATGATTTAAGAGAAGCTTTTTATAATTCTTCGGATGTTGCCCATACCAATACTTTAAGACAGGAAGCAGTAGTAACCTACCAGAAACGCTTTGCTGACAAATCTCAAAAACTTGATTTCCAATTTGGTTACACCAGATCAGATAATAAATTCTCTCAGGATAATTACTTCCAGGATGGTACATTTGTAGACTACCCCAATGTACCTCTTGATAGCCCGACTAATGGTTTAAAAGATATTCTGAACAATAAATCTGTAATGAATATCGCCAATTTCAAAGTAGATTATGCACAGCCTATCAAGCTTCTTGATGGCGGAAAAGTAAGCTTTGGAGGATTGTATGAAAAACAGAATTACGATACAAAAAGTTTTGGTTTAACCAATCTTGAATACCAGAGACAAACGGCTTCTACTTATCTTGAATTTCAGGCAAAACTGAAAAAATTTGATTTCACATTGGGTACCCGTGCTGAAAATTATGATATTTCAGGAGTTACAAGGTATTTTGATAAAGACAAAAAGTTGAAGGAAGCTGATCTGATCCCTTTCAATAAGTTTAAGTTTTTCCCGAATGCCAGTGTACAATATAGCATGATGAATCAGGTTTATATTGCTGCAAACTACAACCGGAAAATAAGTTTACCGAGCATTTCTGCCCTGAACCCGAATAACGTAACATTCTCCGGACCCAGTACGGAAGTAAATGGTAACCCGAATCTACAGCCTACTATCTTTGATAATTATGAGATAAAAATATCAGCTTTTGATTATGCTTTTATCGGGTATAGTGTAAGCTCTGCAAGCAATCAGGTAGCTCAGATCATCAGAAAAGACGGAAGAAAACTTTTCAATGAGCAGGTGAATATTTCGAATATGAAAATTCACAACTTTAATATTGGATTACCGGTTCCTTTTATGCTTTTCACCAAACCTTTAAAGGATGTCATGAAGTTTAATTTTAATCCCGATAAAATTAATTTCATGTACTTATATGCCGGATATCAGAAACATGACATTGACAATCTGAATAATAAAGGGTTCTGGATCTTCAATATTATGACCCAGATCATTTTACCTAAAGATATCAAGCTGACGGCTAATTACAGCTATCTGACTCCAAAGGCAGGATATTTCTACTTTACCGCTGAGAAACCATTCAACAACTCACTGGATATTACCCTGACGAAGAAATTTATGAATAATCGTCTGACACTGTCTGTTTTTGCCAATGATATTTTCAACGGACAGATGATGCAGGTACGTTCTAATCCACCGTCAGGAAACCCGGTAATGATCAGCAGTAAATATGACACCAGAAACTTTGGACTTTCCATTAATTATAAAATCCCGACAAAAAATAAACTGGCAAAAGAGGATCCGAATATCCTGAACCAGACGAAAAAAGAGGATAACGGCGGAGTTATACAGCAACCACAGCAATAG
- a CDS encoding TonB-dependent receptor domain-containing protein has protein sequence MKQHILLITTLLSSFAVGQTKDSANQVKTIETVTVNGKRALVERKVDRLVYNVQNSMLSNGSSGAEVLASTPLLKVDEDKGIISIAGKNGVSVMVNDRMLNLSGAELTNYLRNLRSENILKIEVITTPPAKYEAQGNSGIINIVLKKNVDLGWSGYLNTYYNQRTYGGFGGSSGINYQDKKIQATVKFQGFDTAKRSVENFQIVGKESSFSRDERRDMYKGLGLNANVDYSLSDKSSVGFIYDITKGDLDMDIYSTQNYFSGNTPTLLTETDSKHRSTFTTQMLNTYFDHKFGDHKLSLGYNYYGNVPDTQVNFITTDLSDKSKETVRNLSAVDYKISSAQADLILNFKKLQVETGAKYNQFSNNSNIEYFDLKNNNYEIDLGKTNQFEYNEKNYAAYISASKDFGEKWSAKAGLRYEYVQTSSFSPTTELLTENNYGKFFPTAYISYKANSSSQFSLNYSRRISRPNFNALNPFRWYSNPRSYSTGNPELQPSFNDNIELNYIFKNKFSANLYYQKTTNNYGQILFLNEKSVTSSYYNYYNQDTYGINFNYTDTFFKFWETNISTSFSYNETQVTRFNLIPKSGQAFYYSLKNTFQLNKAKTFFLFVNYWESLPSRDGNTYQKNMGSLDTGLKMSFMEKTLQVNVSVTDIFRQGRFIGDAYYTDNTQSFNNYWDARKLNVSVTYNFGNQKVKSNTRAVDFEEKQRAQ, from the coding sequence ATGAAACAGCATATTCTTCTTATCACTACTTTATTAAGCTCTTTTGCGGTAGGACAAACGAAAGATTCAGCCAATCAGGTAAAAACTATTGAAACGGTTACAGTAAACGGTAAGAGAGCTTTAGTAGAGCGTAAAGTAGACCGTCTTGTTTATAATGTTCAAAACTCTATGTTATCCAACGGGAGCAGCGGAGCTGAAGTACTGGCAAGCACTCCCTTACTGAAAGTAGATGAAGACAAAGGAATTATTTCAATTGCCGGAAAAAATGGTGTTTCAGTAATGGTGAATGACAGAATGCTTAATCTTTCGGGAGCTGAACTTACGAATTACCTGAGAAATCTTCGTTCAGAAAATATTTTAAAAATTGAAGTAATTACTACTCCACCTGCAAAATATGAGGCCCAGGGAAACAGCGGAATTATCAACATTGTATTAAAAAAGAATGTAGATCTTGGCTGGAGCGGTTATTTAAACACTTATTATAATCAAAGAACTTATGGTGGTTTTGGCGGTTCATCAGGAATCAACTATCAGGATAAAAAGATACAAGCCACAGTAAAGTTTCAGGGATTTGATACGGCAAAACGTTCGGTAGAAAACTTTCAGATTGTAGGAAAAGAATCGTCTTTCAGCAGAGATGAAAGAAGGGATATGTATAAAGGTCTTGGACTTAATGCTAATGTTGATTATTCTCTTTCTGATAAATCTTCTGTAGGATTCATCTATGATATCACAAAAGGAGATCTTGATATGGATATTTATTCTACACAAAATTATTTCAGCGGAAATACCCCAACTCTATTAACAGAAACAGATTCTAAACACCGTTCCACTTTTACCACTCAAATGCTGAACACTTATTTCGATCATAAATTTGGCGACCATAAACTAAGCCTTGGATATAATTATTATGGAAATGTTCCGGATACCCAGGTCAATTTTATCACAACAGATCTTTCAGACAAGTCTAAAGAAACGGTTCGAAATCTGTCTGCTGTAGATTATAAAATTTCATCCGCCCAGGCAGATCTTATCTTAAATTTTAAAAAGCTGCAGGTAGAAACCGGAGCCAAATACAACCAGTTCTCCAACAATTCAAACATTGAATATTTTGATCTGAAAAATAATAATTATGAAATTGACTTGGGCAAAACCAATCAGTTTGAATACAATGAAAAAAATTATGCAGCCTATATCAGTGCCAGTAAAGACTTTGGTGAAAAATGGTCCGCTAAGGCAGGGCTCCGTTATGAATATGTTCAGACCAGCAGCTTCTCTCCTACCACAGAGTTACTGACTGAAAACAACTATGGAAAGTTTTTTCCAACTGCTTATATTTCATATAAAGCCAATAGCAGCAGCCAGTTCAGTCTAAACTATTCCAGAAGAATTAGCCGTCCGAATTTCAATGCTTTAAATCCGTTTAGATGGTATTCTAATCCTCGTAGCTATTCTACAGGAAACCCAGAATTGCAGCCATCATTCAATGATAATATTGAGCTTAATTATATTTTCAAAAATAAGTTTTCTGCCAATCTGTATTATCAGAAAACAACCAATAATTATGGCCAGATATTATTTCTTAATGAAAAATCTGTTACCAGCAGCTATTATAATTACTACAATCAGGATACTTATGGTATCAATTTCAATTACACAGATACCTTCTTTAAATTCTGGGAAACCAATATCTCTACTTCTTTTAGTTATAATGAAACACAAGTTACAAGATTCAACCTTATCCCAAAGAGTGGGCAAGCATTTTATTATTCTTTGAAAAATACTTTTCAGCTTAATAAGGCTAAAACATTTTTCCTGTTTGTGAATTATTGGGAATCATTACCGTCCAGGGATGGAAATACCTATCAGAAAAATATGGGGAGCCTGGATACCGGATTAAAAATGAGCTTTATGGAAAAAACATTACAGGTAAACGTTTCCGTAACCGACATTTTTAGACAGGGCAGATTCATAGGAGATGCTTATTATACCGATAATACCCAGTCATTTAATAATTATTGGGATGCCAGAAAACTGAATGTAAGTGTGACCTATAATTTTGGAAATCAGAAAGTGAAATCCAATACAAGGGCTGTTGATTTTGAAGAAAAACAAAGGGCTCAATAA
- a CDS encoding sensor histidine kinase, with amino-acid sequence MKQKQLLFLHIFYWTMYFVGTIIVPYFIYHKEYLILGLTYFMTSFICFYFNYFFIVYRFFDIKRLYKTILGFFISVTCFVLVRYFTEEIVLKHFFGILNYPEGTGFAYYFFDNIYNSVTSIFISTVFCLFKIYSSLDEERLQLVEEKKNAELKALKTQINPHFIFNTLNNIYSLVYQQSEKALPAIEELGQLLRYSTKDLEKDSITLDQEIGYIDSLIELEKLRLRNPELILVEKNIHDPHLNISPMLLVPFVENAFKHGDFRGKGFELKISDQDKLLHFYLLNFKNDKMKDFSSGIGIQNVKKRLEILYPKHELNIHDSETEFIVDLKIDLRDE; translated from the coding sequence ATGAAACAAAAACAATTGCTTTTTCTGCATATCTTTTATTGGACGATGTATTTTGTGGGGACTATTATTGTTCCTTATTTTATTTATCATAAAGAGTATCTTATCTTGGGACTGACTTACTTTATGACCAGTTTTATATGTTTTTATTTCAATTACTTTTTTATTGTTTACCGGTTTTTTGACATTAAGAGGCTGTATAAGACTATTCTTGGTTTTTTTATCAGTGTAACCTGCTTTGTTTTGGTACGTTATTTTACTGAAGAAATAGTGTTGAAACATTTTTTCGGAATCCTTAATTATCCTGAAGGAACAGGATTTGCGTATTATTTTTTTGATAATATTTATAATAGTGTAACGTCTATCTTTATCAGTACGGTTTTCTGTTTGTTTAAGATATATTCTTCGCTTGATGAAGAAAGGCTTCAGCTTGTGGAAGAAAAGAAAAATGCAGAACTGAAAGCTCTGAAAACCCAGATCAATCCTCACTTTATCTTTAATACCTTAAATAATATTTATTCATTAGTCTATCAGCAATCAGAGAAAGCATTACCTGCAATTGAAGAACTCGGACAATTGTTGAGATACAGCACAAAAGATCTTGAAAAAGACTCTATTACTCTGGATCAGGAAATTGGTTATATCGACAGTTTAATTGAACTGGAAAAGTTGAGGCTTAGAAACCCGGAACTTATTCTGGTGGAAAAAAATATTCATGACCCTCATTTGAATATTTCACCTATGCTTTTGGTGCCCTTTGTAGAAAATGCTTTTAAACATGGTGATTTTCGTGGCAAAGGATTCGAGTTGAAAATTTCCGATCAGGATAAACTATTGCATTTTTATCTTTTAAATTTTAAGAATGATAAAATGAAAGATTTCAGCTCAGGAATTGGAATTCAGAATGTGAAGAAAAGACTGGAAATCCTGTACCCGAAACATGAGCTGAACATACACGATTCGGAAACGGAATTTATTGTAGATTTAAAAATTGATTTGCGGGATGAATAA
- a CDS encoding LytR/AlgR family response regulator transcription factor codes for MNKIKCIIVDDEPLAISLLEQYMQKIPFLELVFSAENPIEALEYIQNNDSDLIFLDIQMPELTGINFMKIVGAKQKYILTTAYSEYALEGYEHNIVDYLLKPISFERFLKSAMKAQERFSFQEEDAHFFVKSSGQQHRINFNEILYIESIKDYVNIRTDREEYIVLDTLKSMENQLSDKFVRIHKSFIINLDKIKSIGTKKLVLSEQEIPIGDSYRANLLERLK; via the coding sequence ATGAATAAAATAAAATGTATCATCGTTGATGACGAGCCTCTGGCTATTTCACTTCTTGAACAATACATGCAGAAAATTCCTTTTCTTGAACTGGTTTTTTCCGCAGAAAACCCCATTGAGGCATTAGAATATATTCAGAATAATGATTCAGACCTTATCTTTCTGGATATCCAGATGCCGGAGCTTACAGGAATCAATTTTATGAAGATTGTAGGGGCGAAACAAAAGTATATTTTAACAACTGCCTATTCTGAATACGCATTGGAAGGCTATGAACATAATATCGTTGACTACCTTCTCAAACCCATATCTTTTGAAAGATTTCTGAAAAGTGCTATGAAAGCTCAGGAACGGTTTTCTTTTCAGGAGGAAGATGCTCATTTTTTCGTTAAATCCTCAGGGCAGCAGCATCGTATCAATTTTAATGAGATCCTTTATATTGAAAGTATTAAAGACTATGTGAATATCCGAACAGACAGAGAAGAATATATTGTTCTGGATACGCTTAAATCTATGGAAAACCAGCTTTCGGATAAATTTGTAAGAATTCATAAGTCTTTTATCATTAATCTGGATAAAATTAAAAGTATCGGGACTAAAAAGTTGGTGCTATCAGAGCAGGAAATTCCAATAGGGGATAGTTATAGAGCTAATTTATTAGAGAGATTGAAATAG